In the Sorghum bicolor cultivar BTx623 chromosome 4, Sorghum_bicolor_NCBIv3, whole genome shotgun sequence genome, CACTATGCTATTTGAGATGGATTTGATAGGTGTATAAATGCATGTCATATCTTAAAGCAATCTGATAAAGGTGTTTCAGTATGATCATGTAATATGCCAATAGTCACATAAAGACCATGGGACTACCTGACAATGCTTTATTCAATGATGAGCCTTTGATTAGGAGGGTCCCAGGAATTTGTTCAAACACCTACACGAggataaaaaaaattgcaataaTTATTTTAGAAAAGAAACTTAACAAAGTATCAGAAACGCAATTTGCAGTCAACATACTGTAATACGAAATGATATTCCTTTGACAACACTTTGTAACTTTGCAGAGCTGTCTTCTAGAGAACCGGCATAATCATCCCCATGCAATATTGCAGCCTCAATCTGCTCATCAGACAATGTGACCTAAAGAAATATTTCAAGCCAGTATTAACACAGAGAACACAATGCATAAGCATCATAGATCTCAATGAAACTTAAGAAGCTGAATTAGTGTCATACTAACAAAGAAACTTACATCAACCGCAAAGGATAACGGATCAGTTTTGCATGATAGATTAGAAGCTAGAAAGAAAGCCTCAGTTGATTTCAGAACTTGGAACGCGCCATGTTCACGCCGAAGGCCCTTATTTCATTATGCCAAATATACATTTGAAAAGAGAGGTTAGACAAAGAGCAAACATAGTAACAGAGTAGCAATGATTCTAACATAAACATGGCCACTTGAAAAACAGAAGTAGCCACTTGAGAAACAGGTGAAGTAGACAGGAAGGTTTCTGAATGAAGTTAGTCATAAGATTGCTTCAACCTTATTGCAAGGTTAACTAGGCAAATAAGTAAAATGATAAACAAAACAATCTGAACATCTCAACTATGCAAGTTTGGATACCCAGAGCTTCACAGAACAGATATGAGCTGGaattttttgtttggtttgttAACAAGACCTTGTTGGTAACTTGTCAATTTGAATGACAGAACATGTGTAAAGGGACAAAAGGTGAAATGATGCCAACCTGAAGCATAAAGGAATGGTGGTTTTTTGCTGGAGCAGTGGAGCTGAGGACCATTTTTCTTGGTCTTGGAGCAATGAATGACCAAGCAAGGCCCCATCTAGCTGTCTGCCCTTGTACAAATTCAGTAGTTTTCACGACTGAGGCCCCAGCCTCACGAACCTTTGAGATCAATAACTTTAAGTTTGCCTTTCTGCCGATCATCGATGTAAACCATCTAAACAACAAAATAACAACCATCGTACAGATGAATACAAAAACATAGCATGCATTACCATAGTGAGAAAAGCTTTGAATTACCTGAAAGAGTTCTTAAGGGAAACACTATCTTCAATGATTTGTGTAACAAATGCCAGCTCGCCACCAGGGCAAACCATCTCTTCAGCTGTCCCACCGCACGATGTTTTTGGGTTAAGACCAGCTTCCTCTATGCTCTCAAAGAATGGAGGATTGCACATACAGAAGTCAAAGCTCTCACTCTCCTTTACAACACCAACAAGGATATGTGGCTTTGGCATAGCTACATCCTCCGCAGGCTCTAAAATCTTCTCCCTTGCTGCTTCCCTGACAACAGATTCAGACTCAGAGGACGGTGCATTTGCATTTCTGATTTCAATTAGTTCTGCTAGGCGTGGATTGCTCTCCACATTCTTCTGAGCCCATTCAAGAGCAACATTAGTGACATCTACAAACAAAAGACAGTTGCATAATTGAGTATGTACATCTTTCTCATTTAACAAGACAATGATTCACAAAACTGAACTTGGAGTGCAGAAGGTAAAAAGGAATACCAGATCCAACAAAGGTCCATCCCAGTAAAGATGCTCCAAGGAGAGGGTAGATGCAATTGGCACCTGTTCCAATGTCAAAGCCCTTCACTCTCTCACTTGAGCTGGATATTGGTGGTATCAGATCTGAGGAGAGAAGATCCTCGATCCAGTGAATGTAGTTGGACCTGTTTGGAACAGTAGGGCAGAGCTGTCCATCTGGAATCCACCTAACAGTagctaaaattaaaattgtgTTTAAACAATGATCTAGCATAACTATACTGCATGAGAATCACCTCCAAAACATAGAGTGAACAGTGTGCTTACTGCATATATACTTTGATGGATTTTTTAACTAAACCTTTCTTAATTTTAGCAAGGATGTGATTTGTAAGAACAAAAGTTAGTTTCACTGTGGCCATACAAGTATTTTGCACATCAAACAGTCTACCCGATAAAAGCAGTGAGGAATATTTACTGAAGTGTCTAAGCACAAAATAGAAACATAGTGCAATGCAGCATGCATTGGGAACTAGGTGAAACCTAAAATTCAATGTTGAATTTTAACCAAACTGTACGAAGTTCCAGTTCTCTGTTATCACTTTTAGAGTACGTGTGTAGCATCAGCAGTTTGTAAACGGACAATTGGTCCCAAATACTGAAAGTAGACAACAGTAAAACAATTCAAACTTCATTCGTCCATCATAATACTTGCTGGCTTCATGGGTACCATGGGCAAGGTGGAGCGAACGATTACATATAGCAACAAATTCGGCACAGGGGATCATGCTAGGGTTCATGGAATGAGCCGAACGCAGCAAGAGTAAAGAGAGGTGGGGAGCCAGCGACACCAACCAGTTGACGCCATGGTCATGGAGGAGGAGTACACGCGTGAGCTCCCGAGTGGCGGAGAAATCGGTGAAGTCGACGGACGCGCGGCCGCGGTCGGAGACGGAGACGAAGGGGCGGAAGGACGGGTAGAGCTCCGCCAGCGCGGCGAagtccggcgcggcggcggcgtagcGGTTCCGCGGGTGCATCGACGGAGCATCcgagccgccgcgccgccgccgcttccgcCCGCCGCCCATATTGGCGTGGAGGTGGAGCCGCCGACCTCCGGCGAAGCACGGTGGAGGTGTACGTGGGCGGGCCGACGCGCGGTTGAAGAGGACTCGATTGTTGCTGGGCCTTCCTCTTTTTGACGAGGAAACCACGCCCGTGGGCCTGAATATGTGGCCTTTGGGCTCTATCAGTTGTTAGGCCCAACGCGTCCGTGTCTTTGGTGTGGGCTAAACGTTGACCAAATGCGGGGGTCAGGCTCGCTACGGTAAAAAATGACGGTAATTTTGAATTGGTCTATTTTCTTTTTGCaactatatattttatttttagcgACCGTGATGGAAATTTTTGCCATTATTATAATACTTAAAACAAAACGAAAAATTTTAAGAATATATTTAGTCACTACTCAATTGATATTCTATACATACTACAAAGTCGTCATCGTCATGTTCATCTTATGATGATGAGAGCATCTTCAGCAACCACACCAATAACTCATTCCTAATGGAGTGATATTGGTGATGACCAATACTGCATTTGGAGTATTAGAGGAGTTACTGCAGCAGGTCATCGATAATCAGCCTTAATATGTGGGACCTACTTGTcagttttttcttcttttttctcgattcttctctttctttcttcCATCGTAGGATCAGATCCAACATGTGTTCTCTCACACCATAATTTCTCCCCTTGTCCATCTTCTTTGCGCTACTGAGTACCGACGTCCTATTCGTCGTCGCCGCACTCCTACACGCGGCGCGCGGGAAAGAGAGACAACATCATCTCTGGCCGACGCGCGAGGTGGCTGAGGACTCGATGGAGTTGTTATCACGTGGAAAGGGAAGGCAACCTCATCCCCAATCACAAACCTTCTTATTCGCATGAAACCTTGCTCCAGCTCCTTCGTGCCGCCAATACCATCGGAGAGTGTGTACAACTTCTCGTTGATGTCAACGACAACGCCCCAAGGGGAGTGGGCGAGGGAGGAAACGAGGCGGTCCGCCTCAGTGGCTATTCGGAGGTGTAGAGAAAGACTGTTTCCACAACAAAAACTAGCGCAAACATGTAATAGCGTATTCGgaggtgtgtttggtttgtggAGTCACTCCGTGCGTCACGTGGTGATCCACCATGAGTTCATCCCATAAATTTTGGTGAAATCAACTCGTCCTAATGCATATACCAACTATTAGTATATGAGGAATAAAGTGATGATATAGATCGACTCACTCCATTGCACaaatcaaataaacaaaagtgAGAAGTGAGAAGATGAACCATCTTATTTCTCAAACCAAACACATCGTTATATCTCCCAATGTAATAGTTTTGTGGAGATGATAGGTGGCATTGGGGAATTGCTGGAGATGCTCTGATTGGCATTTCTAAAGCATCTTAGTGTCTAGAAAAAAAGACAATTCGAAATTGGAATCACAAGGTGAGTGCTCTCTTGCCACTTATAAGCACTTAACTTGCTATGGTACATATCTGATAAAGGACAGGTTAGAGACAGCAAGCACGTTATGCCATTGCCACACCTTTCGCATCGATTCCATTATTAGATCGAACAGCTACCTAGCTAATAAAGCTCTTATTCCAGAGATATGAACGTCAAGAGAAATTTCGGAAGATATGGACGGGATGAAAATGCCGATCGACTCTGTCCATCCATCCCCTTCAACTAGTGAGAAACGAATCGTGGACCCCCCGAAGGAGCAGCAATTGGCAACGTGTTTTGGATTCGATCTGGACGTACGCAACGCGTTGCGAATGCGAATAAAGGAAGCTGACTGGAATCATACAAACTTTCACCGTGAGAAATGCATCCATGGTCAGTGTCCTGTTAGGGATGAACTTCGGCTGCTACATTGATACGgatattcctttttttttcagtGCGTGCTGTACAACGACATGCTCGTCGACAGCGACAAGAAAATTAATTGATGGTCGAGCCGTCGTGAGTCGTGACTCGAtgagattcctcgtcacattcaatatttcgacacatgcattaaatattaaataaaaataaaaataaaaaataattacacgagacaaatcttttgatcctagttagtctataattggacaatatttatcacaaacaaacgaaagtgctaaagtagcgaaaaccaaaatattttcgcatttaaacaaggccatatttgAATCTGAACCTCGACTgtatttttgacttttttttttgcatggtTTCACTTTTTTTTAAGAGTAAAATCCACCGCCGGTCCTTGAACTTGGCCGGCGGTATCATTTAGGTCCCTAAACTTCTAAAGTGATATATATAAGTCCGTAAACTTGGTAGATTGTGTCATCTAGATCTCTAAACTTTCAAGGTAATCACCACATGCCCTTAAACTTGACCGGTAGTGTCATTCCAatccctgaactttcaaagtGATCGCTGCAGGTCCCTAAACTTGGCAAACGGTATCATCCTTGTCCAAATATGATCTAACCTACTCTATAAGCTGTCATGAATCCAAAATGTGTCAATTAATCAAGCATTATTTATCTAATATTTATCatgaaaatatataatttatatataataatttatatcaacaaaaaataaattaaagcgTTAAAATAATTTACATCAACGAATATATTACGTTTAAACTAaagtataaaaatagaaaattaacgaaatatttatgtatcattgatagtattataaaataatattaaAACTCCTATATATAGTATTAAAAGTTTTCTCTATTAAAATTTACTTCTAATTTTCGaattatttttaaatttttaataGTAAATAGTAATAATTGTAGAAGTAACTTTTCTCTGTTATTAATACTATcacattattattaaatattttaATACCATAATACTACTATTAAAAGTTTTATACTATAGTACTACTGTTAAAGGTTAACTTTTCTCTGTTATTAATACTATcacattattattaaatattttaATACCATAATACTACTATTAAAGTTTTAATACTGTAATACTACTATTAAAGGTTACTTCTATAATAACAAtattaaaagttttaaaatacTAATAAAATTATAAGTAACTTTTAATAGAGAAAAATTTTAATACTATAGGAttttttaatattattttgtTATACTATCAATGATACataaatatttaattaattttactatttttat is a window encoding:
- the LOC8068259 gene encoding methyltransferase-like protein 16 isoform X1, with translation MGGGRKRRRRGGSDAPSMHPRNRYAAAAPDFAALAELYPSFRPFVSVSDRGRASVDFTDFSATRELTRVLLLHDHGVNWWIPDGQLCPTVPNRSNYIHWIEDLLSSDLIPPISSSSERVKGFDIGTGANCIYPLLGASLLGWTFVGSDVTNVALEWAQKNVESNPRLAELIEIRNANAPSSESESVVREAAREKILEPAEDVAMPKPHILVGVVKESESFDFCMCNPPFFESIEEAGLNPKTSCGGTAEEMVCPGGELAFVTQIIEDSVSLKNSFRWFTSMIGRKANLKLLISKVREAGASVVKTTEFVQGQTARWGLAWSFIAPRPRKMVLSSTAPAKNHHSFMLQGLRREHGAFQVLKSTEAFFLASNLSCKTDPLSFAVDVTLSDEQIEAAILHGDDYAGSLEDSSAKLQSVVKGISFRITVFEQIPGTLLIKGSSLNKALSGTFSSLFSQLEDALRMECLSKAR
- the LOC8068259 gene encoding methyltransferase-like protein 16 isoform X2, with amino-acid sequence MTMASTDGQLCPTVPNRSNYIHWIEDLLSSDLIPPISSSSERVKGFDIGTGANCIYPLLGASLLGWTFVGSDVTNVALEWAQKNVESNPRLAELIEIRNANAPSSESESVVREAAREKILEPAEDVAMPKPHILVGVVKESESFDFCMCNPPFFESIEEAGLNPKTSCGGTAEEMVCPGGELAFVTQIIEDSVSLKNSFRWFTSMIGRKANLKLLISKVREAGASVVKTTEFVQGQTARWGLAWSFIAPRPRKMVLSSTAPAKNHHSFMLQGLRREHGAFQVLKSTEAFFLASNLSCKTDPLSFAVDVTLSDEQIEAAILHGDDYAGSLEDSSAKLQSVVKGISFRITVFEQIPGTLLIKGSSLNKALSGTFSSLFSQLEDALRMECLSKAR